A genomic segment from Malus domestica chromosome 05, GDT2T_hap1 encodes:
- the LOC103434987 gene encoding high mobility group B protein 14-like isoform X1: protein MAKKTSNSQQSPSSSSSATKASTGEMVLKVQQSEGTRRSTRLSSVNAEGKRIVSVKKSKTKQKKKSAKVDSKIPKKPPTAFFYFLEDYRKELQEQNPGIKQMREIGKVCGEKWKTMTYEEKVQYYDIATEKRAEFEKAMAEYAQRKESGEDEETEDEEEEDWSV from the exons ATGGCAAAGAAAACTAGCAACTCCCAGCAGTCTCCCTCGTCTTCTTCCTCcgccacaaaagcttcaactgg GGAAATGGTGTTGAAGGTCCAACAAAGTGAGGGGACAAGGAGGTCAACAAGGTTAAGCAGTGTAAACGCGGAGGGAAAGAGAATCGTTTCAGTAAAGAAGTCCAAAACCaagcagaagaagaaaagtGCAAAAGTTGATTCCAAGATACCCAAGAAACCGCCAACTGCTTTCTTCTATTTCCT GGAGGATTATCGTAAGGAACTTCAAGAGCAAAATCCAGGTATCAAGCAAATGCGCGAA ATTGGAAAGGTGTGTGGAGAGAAGTGGAAAACAATGACATATGAG GAAAAGGTTCAGTATTATGATATAGCCACGGAGAAACGAGCTGAGTTTGAGAAGGCCATGGCAGAATATGCACAAAGAAAG GAAAGTGGCGAGGATGAAGAAACcgaggatgaggaagaggaagattggTCTGTCTAA
- the LOC103434987 gene encoding high mobility group B protein 14-like isoform X2 gives MVLKVQQSEGTRRSTRLSSVNAEGKRIVSVKKSKTKQKKKSAKVDSKIPKKPPTAFFYFLEDYRKELQEQNPGIKQMREIGKVCGEKWKTMTYEEKVQYYDIATEKRAEFEKAMAEYAQRKESGEDEETEDEEEEDWSV, from the exons ATGGTGTTGAAGGTCCAACAAAGTGAGGGGACAAGGAGGTCAACAAGGTTAAGCAGTGTAAACGCGGAGGGAAAGAGAATCGTTTCAGTAAAGAAGTCCAAAACCaagcagaagaagaaaagtGCAAAAGTTGATTCCAAGATACCCAAGAAACCGCCAACTGCTTTCTTCTATTTCCT GGAGGATTATCGTAAGGAACTTCAAGAGCAAAATCCAGGTATCAAGCAAATGCGCGAA ATTGGAAAGGTGTGTGGAGAGAAGTGGAAAACAATGACATATGAG GAAAAGGTTCAGTATTATGATATAGCCACGGAGAAACGAGCTGAGTTTGAGAAGGCCATGGCAGAATATGCACAAAGAAAG GAAAGTGGCGAGGATGAAGAAACcgaggatgaggaagaggaagattggTCTGTCTAA
- the LOC103434985 gene encoding 3-oxoacyl-[acyl-carrier-protein] synthase I, chloroplastic-like, producing MQSLQSSTLRPAPLDPIRKRTPHFPNVTTRTANSSRRISFISASSVPAVSAPKREMDPKKRVVITGMGLVSVFGNDVNTYYDKLLAGESGVGPIDRFDASKFPTRFGGQIRGFSSEGYIDGKNDRRLDDCLRYSIVAGKKALEDADLGADQRSKLDKSRTGVLVGSGMGGLTVFSDGVHALIEKGHRKITPFFIPYAITNMGSALLAIDLGFMGPNYSISTACATSNYCFYAAANHIRRGEADLMIAGGTEAAIIPVGVGGFVACRALSQRNDDPKTASRPWDRDRDGFVMGEGAGVLVMESLEHATKRGATIIAEYLGGGINCDAYHMTDPRADGLGVSTCIQRCLEDAGVSPEEVNYINAHATSTLAGDLAEINAIKKVFTNTKDIKINATKSMIGHCLGASGGLEAIAVIKAITTGWLHPSINQFNPEPSVEFDTVPNVKQQHEVNVAISNSFGFGGHNSVVAFSAFKP from the exons ATGCAGTCCCTCCAATCCTCCACTCTCCGGCCCGCTCCGCTCGACCCGATTCGGAAACGGACCCCCCATTTCCCTAATGTCACTACCAGAACAGCCAACTCCTCCAGGCGAATCTCATTCATATCCGCCTCCTCCGTCCCCGCCGTGTCCGCCCCTAAGCGCGAGATGGACCCGAAGAAGCGGGTTGTCATCACCGGAATGGGCCTCGTCTCCGTCTTCGGCAACGACGTCAATACTTACTACGACAAGCTCCTCGCCGGAGAGAGCGGTGTGGGTCCAATTGACCGGTTTGATGCGTCCAAGTTTCCGACCCGGTTCGGGGGCCAGATCCGCGGGTTCTCATCGGAGGGATACATTGATGGGAAGAACGATCGACGGCTGGACGATTGCCTTCGGTACTCGATTGTTGCTGGGAAGAAGGCTCTCGAGGATGCTGATCTTGGCGCCGATCAGCGCTCAAAG CTTGATAAATCGCGGACTGGGGTGCTTGTTGGATCTGGAATGGGTGGTCTTACCGTCTTTTCTGATGGTGTTCATGCACTGATAGAGAAAGGTCACAGGAAAATTACCCCCTTTTTCATTCCTTATGCTATTACAAACATGGGGTCTGCGTTGCTCGCTATTGATCTGGGTTTTATGGGACCCAATTATTCCATTTCAACTGCTTGTGCTACTTCAAATTATTGCTTCTATGCTGCTGCAAATCACATTCGTCGGGGTGAAGCTGATTTGATGATTGCTGGCGGAACCGAAGCTGCCATAATTCCTGTTGGGGTGGGAGGGTTTGTTGCATGCAGGGCCTTGTCTCAGAGAAATGATGATCCAAAAACGGCTTCCAGGCCATGGGACAGAGATAGAGATGGCTTTGTTATGGGCGAAGGTGCTGGTGTATTG GTAATGGAGAGCTTGGAACATGCAACAAAACGAGGTGCTACAATTATTGCCGAGTACTTGGGAGGTGGTATTAACTGTGATGCGTATCATATGACTGATCCAAGAGCTGATGGGCTTGGTGTATCTACATGCATACAGAGATGCCTTGAAGATGCTGGTGTGTCACCTGAGGAG GTTAACTACATCAATGCGCATGCAACTTCTACCCTTGCTGGTGACCTTGCCGAGATAAATGCTATAAAGAAGGTGTTCACGAACACTAAAGATATCAAGATCAATGCAACTAAG TCTATGATAGGCCACTGTCTTGGTGCTTCTGGGGGTTTGGAAGCTATTGCTGTCATTAAAGCCATAACAACTGGATGGCTGCATCCTTCCATAAACCAATTT AACCCAGAGCCTTCAGTGGAGTTTGACACTGTTCCCAATGTAAAGCAGCAGCATGAAGTGAATGTTG CCATATCGAATTCATTTGGATTTGGTGGACATAACTCTGTCGTCGCCTTCTCTGCGTTCAAGCCCTGA
- the LOC108173472 gene encoding uncharacterized protein ycf23-like — protein MQASICLQTSPPSLSSFRPTHHNPLLGNSLPSRPCLALKKRATLTTKALLSATKESVLRDFHERRALKIISGLQNFDKENVASVVTAAEQGGATHVDIACDPELVKLAIDLTSLPVCVSSVDPAAFPAAVEAGALMVEIGNYDSFYEMGVVFTSEQILNLTKETKRILPSVTLSVTVPHTLSLPDQVKLAEMLEQEGVDIIQTEGGKCTSPSKSGVLGLVEKATPTLAAAYSISRAVKIPVMCSSGLSAVTAPMAIAAGAAGVGIGSAVNKLNDVVAMIAEVRSISNSLGASAGRLTAAEEQVLKL, from the exons ATGCAGGCCTCAATCTGCCTACAAACTTCACCACCCTCTCTATCCAGTTTCAGACCTACCCACCACAACCCTCTTCTGGGTAACTCTCTGCCTTCAAGGCCATGTTTGGCTCTCAAAAAAAGAGCCACTTTAACCACAAAAGCACTTCTGTCAGCTACCAAGGAATCAGTCCTCAGGGACTTTCATGAACGCAGAGCTCTCAAG ATTATTTCAGGATTGCAGAATTTTGACAAAGAAAATGTTGCATCAGTCGTTACTGCCGCTGAGCAG GGAGGAGCAACTCATGTGGATATAGCCTGTGACCCGGAGTTGGTGAAGCTTGCTATCGATTTAACTTCTCTTCCG GTTTGTGTTTCTTCTGTGGATCCAGCGGCATTTCCAGCTGCGGTTGAAGCAGGAGCACTGATG GTTGAGATTGGAAACTATGACTCCTTTTACGAGATGGGAGTGGTTTTCACTTCGGAGCAG ATTTTGAATCTGACAAAGGAGACCAAGAGGATTCTTCCATCTGTGACCTTATCAGTCACTGTACCTCATACACTAAGCCTTCCAGATCAG GTCAAGCTTGCAGAGATGCTGGAGCAGGAAGGTGTTGACATCATTCAAACCGAAGGAGGAAAATGTACTAGTCCTTCGAAATCAGGTGTTCTTGGTTTGGTCGAGAAG GCAACACCAACATTGGCAGCAGCATATTCGATATCCCGTGCTGTCAAGATTCCGGTAATGTGTTCATCCGGACTGAGTGCAGTTACAGCCCCAATGGCAATAGCAGCAGGAGCTGCTGGTGTG GGCATCGGCTCAGCCGTGAACAAGCTCAATGATGTGGTTGCAATGATTGCAGAAGTGAGGAGTATTTCCAATTCATTAGGAGCTTCAGCTGGTAGGCTCACTGCAGCTGAAGAACAAGTTTTGAAACTGTAA